CCTCTAGCGGGATTGTCTGGCTGGATATTTACCCGCACGATGCTGGCTGGGAAGTGGAAGTCGAGGGATTATTGGGTTTCAGTCCCCCAACACCGTGCCATCCCGACGCGGATCAGCCCCGCCTTGCAAGCCCTGCGGGGTAATCACTACCCCGCTCAAGCCGGATGTCATGGTGCTGGTGGTGACTTCATAATCCCAAGGCTTCCAGCGCGGGTTGCATGGCAGCGGCAGATGTGCCTGGCTGGATATTTGCCGCACGATGCTGGCTGGGAAGTGGAAGTCGAAGAGATTATGGGTTTCAGTATTGATGAACAGCATGTGCAGGATGCGCAAAACTCAACCCATCCGCCTTTTTTCGACGCGGCTCAGCAATACGAAATGCTGGTTTTTCGGGGGCTGACCCACACAACCTTGCAACTGGGTAGCTTCCAGATTGAGTCATCGCCGATTGTATTTTTTGTGGCAGGCAATGTGCTGCTGAGTGCATACAACCCTCAAAACCGATTTTCACTTGTTACGCGCGCGTTGGTTACTGTAGCGCCTGCAAGGTGCGCTCCCGATCACCGCCGCCGGTATTTTGTGTCAGTTGCTGACGTGGCTGACTGACCGGTATCTCAACTTGCGACACCCGTTCGCCCAGCAATTAGAGCACTGGCAGACATTGGCCTGCTTTATTGAAGGCCGGTAGCCAGTTGCGTTACCGCTTGACCATGGTGAACCGCAGGAAGAAGCCTGGATGAATGGCTGGATGAAACCAACTGGAACTGGATTCGCGCACTGAAATACGCCTGAATGACGTGCTGGAACATTTCCGGCGGGTTAGCCGCGACGCGGAAATCTTTGCAAAATGATTTGTGTCAGATGCTGACGTGGCTGACTGACCAGTAGATCACTCGGCGACTACCCGTTTGCCCACCAATGAGAGCACTGCCGGGAACTGACGCTTGCACTCCGGATTCTGATTTCCGCCACTGGCCTGCTTTGTTGAAAGCCGGTAGCCAGTTGCATGCAGTTGCGCGCTATGACCGTGGTCTGAGCCGCCAGGAATGAAGCCTTGGATGAATGGGTGTTGCTCGCGCACTGAAACACGCCGGAATGACGTGCTGGAACATTTCCGGCGGGTTAGCCGCGACGCGGAAATCTTGCAAAATGATTCGGAAAGTCTGGTGCAAATCTATTTCTCGGCGACTAACCAGCGCACCAATGAAATCATTCGGGCACTGACGATTGCCTCCGTTGTTTTCTGCCACTGAATTTGCCGGCGGGTATTTTCGGCACGAATTTCGAGCATATGCCGGGACTGGCCTCGCAGTAATGGCTTTGTGTGGTTGATGCTAGGCATGTCGGGGATCTACGGTTCTCGGCGACTAACCAGCGCACCGATGGGAATCGTTCGGGTATTGACGATTGCCTCCGTTATTTTTCTGCCACTGAATCTGGTCGTGCTGGCGCTGGGTATTGCGTTGTTGGTGGTGGTGATCACGGGGTTGTTGTCGGTCGCTGGTGCGATGTTGAGCTTTTTTGATTACAGCTTGGTGCAGCGGGGCGAGCGTTATATCCAGCGCTGCGGCTTATTCACCCGCCACGAAGTGAGTATGAAACTGTCACGCTTGCAATGGGTGCAGTTGCAACAAAGTTGGCTGGATCGTGTGTTTGGGCGCTGCAATGTGCATTTCGAGCAAATTCAAGCACCACGGGCTGATTCAGCCGAAGCAGGGCGGATTACTGGTTCCTGCCGTTACACCGCTGGATGCGCAGGCGTTGCTGGCAGAGGCGTTGCCAGAGCAGCGTTTAGCTGGGGTGGTTGTTTCAGCCGATTGATTGGCGTTTTTTAATCCGACCGGTGTTGTTTTGTTTGGTGATGGTTGGGCTGTCACAATGGCTGTTGCGCCCTGACTCGCCGCTATTGGCAAACGTCGCGTTACTGATAGGGGCTTGGAGCGTTGGTTGTAGTGCTCCCATTCGGGTAATTTCATGGCACGGGTTTCAAGCGTTCCACCACTTTCGTGGCATACGA
The DNA window shown above is from Candidatus Thiothrix sulfatifontis and carries:
- a CDS encoding PH domain-containing protein, which codes for MLGMSGIYGSRRLTSAPMGIVRVLTIASVIFLPLNLVVLALGIALLVVVITGLLSVAGAMLSFFDYSLVQRGERYIQRCGLFTRHEVSMKLSRLQWVQLQQSWLDRVFGRCNVHFEQIQAPRADSAEAGRITGSCRYTAGCAGVAGRGVARAAFSWGGCFSRLIGVF